One genomic window of Cygnus olor isolate bCygOlo1 chromosome 3, bCygOlo1.pri.v2, whole genome shotgun sequence includes the following:
- the GREM2 gene encoding gremlin-2 isoform X1, which translates to MMIWKFALSVFLMAALVRLTDTRKNRPAGAIPSPYKDSSSNNSERRQQLNKEVLASSQEALVVTERKYLKSDWCKTQPLRQTVSEEGCISRTIINRFCYGQCNSFYIPRHVKKEEESFQSCAFCKPHKVTSSTVQLECPELDPPFRLKKIQKVKQCRCMSVNLNNSGKL; encoded by the coding sequence GATGATTTGGAAATTTGCCTTGTCGGTCTTCCTGATGGCAGCGCTGGTTAGACTAACAGACACCAGGAAAAACCGCCCTGCGGGAGCCATCCCATCCCCATAcaaagacagcagcagcaacaactcggagaggaggcagcagctgaacAAGGAGGTGCTGGCCTCCAGCCAGGAGGCGCTTGTGGTCACTGAGAGGAAGTACCTCAAGAGCGACTGGTGCAAAACGCAGCCCCTGCGGCAGACTGTCAGTGAGGAGGGCTGCATAAGCCGCACCATCATCAACCGCTTCTGCTATGGGCAGTGCAACTCCTTCTACATACCGCGGCAtgtgaaaaaggaggaggagtcCTTCCAGTCCTGTGCTTTCTGCAAGCCACATAAGGTCACCTCTTCGACAGTGCAGCTGGAGTGCCCTGAGCTGGACCCACCTTTCCGACTCAAGAAAATTCAGAAGGTGAAGCAGTGCCGCTGCATGTCTGTGAATTTGAACAACTCGGGCAAATTGTGA
- the GREM2 gene encoding gremlin-2 isoform X2, giving the protein MIWKFALSVFLMAALVRLTDTRKNRPAGAIPSPYKDSSSNNSERRQQLNKEVLASSQEALVVTERKYLKSDWCKTQPLRQTVSEEGCISRTIINRFCYGQCNSFYIPRHVKKEEESFQSCAFCKPHKVTSSTVQLECPELDPPFRLKKIQKVKQCRCMSVNLNNSGKL; this is encoded by the coding sequence ATGATTTGGAAATTTGCCTTGTCGGTCTTCCTGATGGCAGCGCTGGTTAGACTAACAGACACCAGGAAAAACCGCCCTGCGGGAGCCATCCCATCCCCATAcaaagacagcagcagcaacaactcggagaggaggcagcagctgaacAAGGAGGTGCTGGCCTCCAGCCAGGAGGCGCTTGTGGTCACTGAGAGGAAGTACCTCAAGAGCGACTGGTGCAAAACGCAGCCCCTGCGGCAGACTGTCAGTGAGGAGGGCTGCATAAGCCGCACCATCATCAACCGCTTCTGCTATGGGCAGTGCAACTCCTTCTACATACCGCGGCAtgtgaaaaaggaggaggagtcCTTCCAGTCCTGTGCTTTCTGCAAGCCACATAAGGTCACCTCTTCGACAGTGCAGCTGGAGTGCCCTGAGCTGGACCCACCTTTCCGACTCAAGAAAATTCAGAAGGTGAAGCAGTGCCGCTGCATGTCTGTGAATTTGAACAACTCGGGCAAATTGTGA